The Pseudomonas sp. G2-4 genome window below encodes:
- a CDS encoding cytosine permease encodes MNNNNDNSLTQIETNGVEQIPDHQRTAGPGDLFRLIFGGANTFATAVLGSFPVLFGLSFQAGVWAIVLGVLVGSIILAPMGLFGPLNGTNNAVSSGAHFGVHGRIVGSFLSLLTAIAFFSLSVWSSGDALIGGAKRLIGLPETDLSLGLAYGLFALLVLTVCIYGFRFMLWVNRIAVWAASLLFLLGILAFAPTFDSQFAGTVSLGQPGFWAAFIGAALVAMSNPISFGAFLGDWSRYIPRNTPKPRIMLAVIAAQLATLIPFLFGLATATIVAIKAPDYIAANNYVGGLLAVSPSWFFLPVCLIAVIGGMSTGTTSLYGTGLDMSSVFPRVLSRVKATLLIGVLSIAFIFIGRFAANLVQSVSTFAVLIITCTTPWMVIMIIGLLVRRGFYCPDDLQVFTRGETGGRYWFTHGWNWRGLGAWIPSALVGLCFVNLPGQFVGPLGELAGGIDISLPVTLGLASVVYLALLGLFPEPAAVYGPDDPRSKGSSVPIDTPSLRQTV; translated from the coding sequence ATGAATAACAATAACGACAACAGCCTTACGCAAATTGAAACCAACGGGGTCGAACAGATCCCGGACCACCAGCGAACCGCCGGCCCGGGGGACTTGTTTCGCCTGATCTTCGGCGGCGCCAATACCTTTGCCACCGCGGTGCTCGGCAGTTTCCCGGTACTGTTCGGCCTGTCATTCCAGGCCGGTGTCTGGGCGATTGTGCTGGGGGTATTGGTGGGGTCGATCATCCTCGCCCCCATGGGCCTGTTCGGCCCGCTCAACGGCACCAACAACGCCGTGTCTTCCGGTGCGCACTTTGGTGTGCACGGGCGGATCGTCGGTTCGTTCCTGTCGCTGTTGACCGCCATCGCCTTCTTCTCGCTGTCGGTCTGGAGTTCCGGGGATGCATTGATCGGCGGTGCCAAGCGATTGATCGGCTTGCCGGAAACTGACCTGAGCCTTGGCCTGGCCTACGGGCTGTTCGCCTTGCTGGTGTTGACGGTGTGCATCTACGGCTTTCGCTTCATGCTGTGGGTCAACCGCATTGCCGTGTGGGCCGCCAGCCTGTTGTTCCTGTTGGGCATCCTGGCCTTCGCGCCAACCTTCGACAGCCAGTTCGCCGGCACCGTCAGCCTCGGCCAGCCGGGCTTCTGGGCGGCGTTCATCGGCGCGGCGCTGGTGGCCATGAGCAACCCGATCTCCTTCGGCGCGTTCCTGGGTGACTGGTCGCGCTACATCCCACGCAACACGCCCAAGCCGCGAATCATGCTGGCGGTGATTGCCGCACAACTGGCAACGCTGATCCCCTTCCTGTTCGGCCTCGCCACCGCCACCATCGTGGCGATCAAGGCGCCGGACTACATCGCGGCCAACAACTACGTGGGCGGCCTGCTGGCGGTTTCGCCGAGCTGGTTCTTCCTGCCGGTGTGCCTGATCGCCGTGATCGGCGGCATGTCCACCGGCACCACGTCGCTGTATGGCACCGGGCTGGACATGTCCAGCGTGTTCCCGCGGGTGCTGTCGCGGGTCAAGGCGACATTGCTGATCGGCGTGCTGTCGATTGCCTTCATCTTCATCGGACGCTTCGCCGCGAACCTGGTGCAGAGCGTGTCCACCTTCGCCGTGCTGATCATCACCTGCACCACCCCGTGGATGGTGATCATGATCATCGGCCTGTTGGTGCGACGCGGCTTCTACTGCCCGGACGACCTGCAAGTGTTCACCCGGGGCGAAACCGGCGGACGCTACTGGTTCACCCATGGCTGGAACTGGCGCGGCCTGGGGGCGTGGATTCCCAGCGCACTGGTGGGGTTGTGCTTCGTCAACCTGCCGGGGCAGTTCGTCGGGCCGTTGGGCGAGCTCGCCGGCGGAATCGACATCAGCCTGCCGGTGACCCTGGGCCTGGCTTCGGTGGTGTACCTGGCGCTGCTTGGGTTGTTTCCAGAGCCGGCGGCGGTGTATGGGCCGGATGATCCGCGTAGCAAGGGTTCTTCGGTGCCAATCGATACGCCCTCCCTCAGACAGACCGTTTGA
- a CDS encoding LysR family transcriptional regulator, with protein MEFSQLRIFQAVAEEGSITRAAERLHRVPSNLSTRLKQLEEQLGVDLFLRQRQRLQLSPAGKVLLDYAAKLFALHDEAHAAVQGGQPAGDFVLGTMYSTAAIHLPDLLAGYHRTYPAVNLQVQSGPSGELLEGLLTGRLDAALVDGPLELAGLDGVPLCDERLVLITEADHPPVGSALDVQGRSVFTFRQGCSYRMRLEAWFAHDHATMGRAMEIESYPGMLACVIAGSGVALMSESMLASLPGRERVTVHPLAEPFASATTWLMWRKGMVGANLNAWIELQQQAWPRTPMMTAQSA; from the coding sequence GTGGAGTTCAGCCAATTACGGATTTTCCAGGCCGTGGCCGAGGAGGGTTCCATCACCCGGGCCGCCGAGCGCCTGCACCGGGTGCCGTCGAACCTCTCGACCCGGCTCAAGCAGCTTGAAGAGCAACTGGGCGTGGATCTTTTCCTGCGCCAGCGTCAGCGCTTACAGCTATCGCCTGCAGGAAAAGTCCTGCTGGACTATGCGGCCAAGCTCTTTGCCTTGCACGACGAAGCCCATGCGGCCGTGCAGGGCGGGCAGCCGGCCGGGGATTTTGTCCTGGGCACGATGTACAGCACGGCGGCGATTCACTTGCCGGACCTGCTGGCCGGTTATCACCGCACGTATCCGGCGGTGAACCTGCAAGTGCAATCCGGGCCCAGCGGTGAATTGCTGGAGGGCTTGCTCACCGGACGTCTGGATGCAGCGCTGGTGGACGGTCCGCTGGAGCTGGCGGGACTGGATGGCGTGCCGTTGTGCGACGAACGGTTGGTGCTGATCACCGAGGCCGATCACCCGCCGGTAGGCAGTGCGCTGGATGTCCAGGGGCGTTCAGTGTTCACCTTTCGCCAGGGCTGTTCGTACCGCATGCGCCTGGAAGCCTGGTTTGCCCATGACCACGCGACCATGGGCCGGGCGATGGAAATCGAGTCTTACCCAGGGATGCTGGCGTGTGTGATTGCCGGCTCTGGCGTGGCGCTGATGTCCGAGTCGATGCTCGCCAGCTTGCCGGGCCGTGAACGTGTGACGGTGCATCCGCTGGCCGAGCCGTTTGCCAGTGCCACGACCTGGTTGATGTGGCGCAAAGGGATGGTGGGGGCGAACCTCAACGCCTGGATTGAGCTGCAGCAGCAGGCTTGGCCGCGTACACCCATGATGACGGCACAATCGGCTTGA
- a CDS encoding nuclear transport factor 2 family protein, which translates to MNEQEQVLQAAAELVSAFARNDRAAYFGAFTPDASFVFYTLEQPLLSRDAYQALWDRWRSEDGFEVLSCTSSNAFVSLQGDVAVFIHDVATELRMQGERHFSQERETILFRKQAGRAQEQQGLWLACHEHLSAMPEGLPPP; encoded by the coding sequence ATGAACGAGCAGGAGCAGGTTCTCCAGGCCGCCGCCGAACTGGTGTCGGCCTTCGCCCGCAATGACCGCGCAGCCTATTTCGGCGCATTCACACCTGACGCGAGTTTTGTGTTCTACACCCTCGAACAGCCGCTGCTGTCACGCGATGCCTACCAGGCGTTGTGGGACCGTTGGCGGTCCGAGGATGGCTTCGAGGTGCTCTCGTGCACTTCGAGCAACGCCTTCGTCAGCCTGCAAGGGGACGTGGCGGTTTTCATCCATGACGTGGCCACCGAGCTGCGCATGCAAGGGGAGCGACACTTTAGCCAGGAGCGCGAAACCATCCTGTTCCGCAAACAGGCAGGACGCGCACAAGAACAACAGGGCCTATGGCTGGCCTGTCATGAACATTTGTCCGCAATGCCGGAAGGGCTGCCACCCCCTTAG
- a CDS encoding thioredoxin family protein, which translates to MNVENHPVVSREEWLTARRQHLAHEKAFTRERDKLSAERRALPWVKIDKPYRFQGPHGELSLADLFGGRSQLIIYHFMFGPGWTQGCQGCSFLSDHIDGANQHLAHHDVAVVAVSRAPFAEFQPFKRRMGWAFDWVSSNGCDFNPDFGVTLNDEDVAAGKATYNYEKSDSTEGELPGLSVFYRNEAGDIFHTYSTYARGLDILVGTYNYLDLTPKGRNEEEIMDWVRHHDKYDEAKPHSCCHS; encoded by the coding sequence ATGAACGTAGAGAATCATCCAGTCGTCTCACGGGAAGAATGGCTCACCGCCCGACGCCAACACCTGGCCCACGAAAAAGCCTTCACCCGCGAACGAGACAAACTCAGCGCCGAGCGCCGCGCCCTGCCCTGGGTAAAAATCGACAAACCCTACCGCTTCCAAGGTCCCCACGGCGAACTGAGCCTGGCCGACCTGTTCGGCGGCCGCAGCCAACTGATCATCTACCACTTCATGTTCGGCCCTGGCTGGACACAAGGCTGCCAAGGCTGCTCCTTCCTGTCCGACCACATCGACGGCGCCAACCAGCACCTGGCCCATCACGACGTCGCCGTCGTAGCCGTCTCCCGCGCCCCGTTCGCCGAGTTCCAACCCTTCAAACGGCGCATGGGCTGGGCCTTCGACTGGGTCTCGTCCAACGGCTGCGACTTCAACCCCGACTTTGGCGTCACCCTCAATGACGAAGACGTCGCCGCCGGAAAAGCCACCTACAACTACGAAAAATCCGACAGCACCGAAGGCGAACTCCCAGGCCTGAGCGTCTTCTATCGCAACGAAGCCGGCGACATCTTCCACACCTACTCAACCTACGCCCGCGGCCTCGACATCCTGGTTGGCACCTACAACTACCTCGACCTGACGCCCAAGGGCCGCAACGAAGAAGAAATCATGGACTGGGTACGGCATCACGATAAATACGACGAGGCCAAACCCCACAGCTGCTGCCATAGCTGA
- a CDS encoding MFS transporter — translation MSPLIRLLGSFIALMMAMGIGRFALTPQLPHLIGEGQIDLTAAGLIAAANYLGYFLGALDAMFARRPEQVRRRLIGGLWLCVLLTLASFWAWGFWPHLALRFGTGVASAWVMVMITALSQPLAAAAGRPRLGALVFAGPGLGIFLTGLLALGSNLLGQTSATLWLVYAGVGLAMLLVILPMLPQPAAATTATPVTTSPNRGIARLGVVYALYGLGYIIPATFLSQMASAQFQGQWQADLFWPCFGLAAAIGVLLVSLRRPNPNTTGRWLIGTLWLQAAGVFACLLGSGPGLALGVILCGAPFLACMQLVMLRSRELAPHATQRNAGLLTACFAVGQLSGPLLAALSSHFSGGLQPALIIAGSGLVLAGGLLLRPASRSAVSPCSQTALR, via the coding sequence ATGTCACCTCTCATTCGTCTGCTCGGCAGCTTCATCGCCTTGATGATGGCCATGGGCATCGGCCGCTTCGCCCTTACGCCCCAGTTACCTCACTTGATCGGCGAAGGTCAGATCGACTTGACCGCCGCCGGTCTGATTGCCGCCGCCAACTACCTGGGTTACTTCCTCGGCGCGCTCGACGCCATGTTCGCCCGCCGCCCGGAACAGGTACGGCGGCGTTTGATCGGAGGCCTGTGGTTGTGCGTGCTGCTGACCCTGGCGTCGTTCTGGGCCTGGGGTTTCTGGCCGCACCTGGCACTGCGCTTCGGCACTGGCGTGGCAAGTGCCTGGGTGATGGTGATGATCACCGCCCTGAGCCAACCCTTGGCCGCAGCGGCAGGACGGCCGCGGCTCGGCGCGCTGGTGTTTGCCGGCCCTGGGTTGGGTATTTTTCTGACAGGCTTGCTGGCCCTGGGCTCGAACCTGCTGGGCCAGACGTCCGCGACCCTGTGGCTGGTGTACGCCGGGGTGGGGTTGGCGATGTTGCTGGTGATCTTGCCAATGCTGCCGCAACCCGCCGCCGCGACCACTGCAACGCCGGTCACCACGTCGCCGAATCGCGGTATCGCTCGACTCGGTGTGGTGTACGCCTTGTACGGCCTGGGCTACATCATCCCGGCAACGTTTTTGTCGCAAATGGCCTCGGCGCAGTTCCAGGGGCAATGGCAGGCGGACCTGTTTTGGCCCTGCTTCGGCCTGGCCGCGGCTATCGGCGTGCTGCTGGTGAGCCTGCGTCGGCCAAACCCGAACACCACCGGTCGTTGGTTGATCGGTACGTTGTGGCTACAAGCCGCCGGGGTCTTCGCCTGCCTGCTGGGCAGCGGGCCGGGGCTGGCCTTGGGGGTGATCCTGTGTGGCGCGCCCTTCCTGGCCTGCATGCAATTGGTGATGCTGCGCTCACGGGAACTGGCGCCACACGCCACCCAGCGCAACGCCGGACTGCTGACCGCCTGCTTTGCCGTGGGCCAGCTCAGCGGCCCGCTGCTGGCGGCGCTGAGCAGCCATTTCAGCGGCGGCTTGCAACCGGCGCTGATCATCGCAGGCAGCGGCCTGGTGCTGGCCGGTGGACTGTTGCTGCGGCCCGCCAGCCGAAGCGCCGTGAGCCCGTGCAGCCAGACCGCCCTGCGTTGA
- a CDS encoding DUF6279 family lipoprotein, with translation MSRWLTRTAMFIALLLTLTACSRVGLAYRNLDLIIPWTLNDYLEIKGEQKDWFNDRLQEHLTWHCTTQLPGYLDWLDRLKTMVQTNQVTDEALQQRTREAKAAIAETARAITPSATELLQGLSDEQVDDMDASFVKDQRKRQQQYLKPTLQEQIQERSARMEKRLNDWLGPLNIAQRQRVVAWSTALGDQNQQWIANRAHWQNQFSEAVAQRHSPDFPKRIEQLLVNRESLWTPAYREAFNKTEAQARSLLVDLMADSTPAQREQLLKKIDGVKKDFSDLKCLKAARS, from the coding sequence ATGTCGCGCTGGTTAACACGCACCGCCATGTTCATCGCCCTGCTGCTGACGCTGACCGCCTGCAGCCGTGTAGGCCTGGCCTACCGCAACCTCGACCTGATCATCCCCTGGACCCTCAACGACTACCTGGAGATCAAAGGCGAGCAAAAAGACTGGTTCAACGACCGCCTCCAGGAACACCTGACCTGGCACTGCACGACGCAGTTACCCGGCTACCTCGATTGGCTGGACCGCTTGAAAACCATGGTGCAAACCAATCAAGTGACCGACGAAGCCCTGCAACAGCGCACCCGGGAAGCCAAGGCCGCCATCGCCGAAACCGCCCGGGCAATCACCCCGTCGGCCACCGAACTGCTGCAAGGCTTGAGTGACGAACAAGTCGACGACATGGACGCCTCTTTCGTCAAAGACCAGCGCAAACGCCAGCAGCAATACCTCAAGCCGACGCTGCAGGAGCAGATCCAGGAACGTAGCGCACGCATGGAAAAACGCCTGAACGACTGGCTCGGCCCGCTCAACATCGCCCAACGCCAACGCGTCGTGGCCTGGTCCACCGCCCTAGGCGACCAGAACCAGCAATGGATCGCCAACCGTGCCCACTGGCAGAACCAGTTCAGCGAAGCCGTGGCCCAGCGCCACAGCCCCGACTTCCCGAAACGCATCGAGCAATTGCTGGTTAACCGCGAAAGCCTCTGGACCCCGGCCTACCGCGAAGCCTTCAACAAAACCGAAGCCCAGGCCCGCAGCCTGCTGGTGGACCTGATGGCCGACAGCACCCCGGCCCAGCGCGAACAGCTGCTTAAGAAAATAGACGGGGTGAAGAAGGATTTCAGCGACTTGAAGTGCCTGAAAGCGGCACGATCTTAG
- a CDS encoding TorF family putative porin, whose amino-acid sequence MRIPVVPLAISLLTCSFAQGQVFQRELGDFDLKLGTTPSRSMAEGLVTPSSSGSFHGGLDLSHDSGWYVGQWSPSAGLTSSANLEIDSYMGFKQPFDQTLGYEVGLIHYSYPTVDTLDSQEFFGGLTFLGSRFGAALSNDPDKQNSTLFADLGGNVPFGIGISAKYTTHQLNSPVSVENGSVGSFSDWSLKISRPWKGIDLDLIYSDSSLSGSSCSAYSGHNSECDGLLTLKMAHPFY is encoded by the coding sequence ATGCGCATTCCTGTTGTTCCGCTGGCGATCAGCCTGCTGACATGCTCCTTCGCCCAGGGGCAGGTGTTCCAGCGCGAACTCGGCGACTTCGACCTCAAACTGGGCACTACCCCGAGCCGCAGCATGGCCGAGGGCCTGGTCACCCCGTCCAGCAGCGGCTCATTTCATGGCGGCCTGGACCTGAGCCACGACAGCGGCTGGTACGTCGGCCAGTGGTCACCCAGCGCCGGCCTGACCTCGTCCGCCAACCTTGAAATCGATTCCTACATGGGCTTTAAACAACCCTTCGACCAGACCCTGGGCTACGAAGTCGGCTTGATTCACTACAGCTACCCCACCGTCGATACCCTCGACAGCCAAGAATTCTTCGGCGGCCTGACCTTCCTTGGCAGCCGCTTCGGCGCAGCCTTGAGCAACGATCCGGACAAACAGAACAGCACACTGTTTGCCGACCTGGGCGGCAACGTGCCGTTCGGCATCGGTATCAGCGCCAAATACACCACCCACCAGCTCAACTCACCGGTCTCGGTGGAGAACGGCTCCGTAGGCAGTTTCAGCGACTGGTCGTTGAAAATTTCCCGTCCGTGGAAAGGCATCGACCTGGACTTGATCTACAGCGACTCAAGCCTCAGCGGCAGCAGTTGCTCGGCGTACTCCGGTCACAACAGCGAATGCGACGGCCTGCTGACCCTCAAGATGGCGCACCCTTTTTACTAA
- a CDS encoding S1-like domain-containing RNA-binding protein, with protein MALVGRYNSLQVVKHTNFGLYLDGGADGEILLPNRYIPKDIPSEDEDWLNVFIYLDSDDKLIATTEKPKVQVGEFASLKVVEVNSIGVFLDWGLPKDLLLPYSEEKRQMTAGEYCVVHVYLDKHTRRITATARLDRYLDKTPANYTPGQEVDLLVAEATDMGFKAIINNKHWGLIHKNEIFKFMRAGKEEKGFIKEIRPDGKISLSLQPVGQEAATSLNAKILAKLRENNGTLPVSDKSDPVLISSLFGVSKGNFKKAIGALYKNGQIVIHADRIELS; from the coding sequence ATGGCTTTAGTCGGGCGCTACAACAGTTTGCAAGTGGTTAAACACACTAACTTCGGTTTATATCTGGACGGCGGTGCGGACGGCGAAATTCTGCTGCCCAACCGTTATATCCCCAAGGATATTCCCAGCGAAGATGAAGACTGGCTCAATGTTTTTATTTATCTGGACAGCGACGACAAACTGATCGCCACCACCGAAAAACCAAAAGTGCAGGTGGGTGAGTTCGCCAGCCTGAAAGTGGTTGAGGTCAACAGCATTGGTGTGTTCCTGGACTGGGGCCTGCCCAAGGATCTGCTGCTGCCGTATTCCGAAGAAAAGCGCCAGATGACCGCTGGCGAGTATTGCGTGGTGCACGTCTACCTCGACAAGCACACCCGCCGCATCACCGCCACGGCGCGCCTGGATCGTTATCTGGACAAGACGCCGGCCAACTACACGCCGGGCCAAGAGGTTGATTTGCTGGTCGCCGAAGCCACTGACATGGGGTTCAAGGCGATCATCAATAACAAGCACTGGGGCTTGATCCACAAGAACGAAATCTTCAAGTTCATGCGCGCCGGCAAAGAGGAAAAAGGTTTCATCAAGGAAATCCGCCCGGACGGCAAGATCAGTCTGAGCCTGCAGCCAGTGGGCCAGGAAGCCGCCACCAGCCTGAATGCAAAGATCCTCGCCAAGTTGCGCGAGAACAACGGCACGCTCCCGGTCAGCGACAAGAGCGACCCGGTGCTGATCAGCAGCCTGTTTGGCGTGAGCAAGGGCAACTTCAAGAAAGCCATTGGTGCGCTGTACAAGAATGGGCAGATTGTTATTCATGCTGATCGGATTGAATTGAGCTAA
- a CDS encoding sodium:solute symporter, which yields MALDLIVVLLYATGMIALGWYGMRRAKTRDDYLVAGRNLGPGFYLGTMAATVLGGASTIGTVRLGYVYGISGFWLCGAIGLGIVGLSLFLAKPLLKLKIYTVTQVLERRYNPAARHASALIMLVYALMIGATSTIAIGTVMQVLFGLPFWVSILVGGGVVVLYSTIGGMWSLTLTDIVQFLIMTVGLVFLLMPMSIVDAGGWDAMVAALPASYFDFTAIGWDTILTYFLIYFFGIFIGQDIWQRVFTARSERVAKVAGTAAGLYCVLYGLAGALIGMAAKVLLPDLENVNNAFASVVQTSLPNGIRGLVIAAALAALMSTAAAGLLAASTTVVQDLLPRLRQGRESGNGDVHENRIATLLLGLVVLGIALVVSDVISALTLAYNLLVGGMLIPLIGAIYWKRATTAGAITSMSLGFVTALFFMLKDGLDANTPIYYSLSVALVSFVVVSMLSPRANGVAKAA from the coding sequence ATGGCTTTGGATTTAATCGTCGTTCTTCTCTACGCCACTGGCATGATCGCCCTGGGTTGGTACGGCATGCGCCGCGCCAAGACCCGTGACGACTATCTGGTGGCCGGGCGCAACCTGGGACCGGGCTTTTACCTGGGCACCATGGCCGCCACCGTCCTGGGCGGTGCATCCACCATCGGCACCGTGCGCCTGGGCTATGTCTATGGCATTTCCGGATTCTGGCTGTGCGGCGCCATCGGCCTGGGCATCGTCGGCCTGAGCCTGTTCCTCGCCAAGCCGTTGCTCAAGCTCAAGATCTACACCGTGACCCAAGTGCTGGAGCGCCGCTACAACCCGGCCGCCCGCCACGCCAGCGCGTTGATCATGCTGGTCTATGCGCTGATGATCGGCGCCACCTCGACCATCGCCATCGGCACCGTCATGCAAGTATTGTTCGGCCTGCCCTTCTGGGTGTCGATCCTGGTGGGTGGCGGTGTTGTGGTGTTGTATTCGACCATCGGCGGCATGTGGTCGCTGACCCTGACCGACATCGTGCAATTCCTGATCATGACCGTTGGCCTGGTGTTCCTGCTGATGCCGATGTCCATCGTCGATGCCGGCGGCTGGGATGCGATGGTGGCGGCACTGCCGGCCAGTTACTTCGATTTCACCGCGATTGGCTGGGACACCATCCTCACTTACTTCCTGATCTACTTTTTCGGCATCTTCATCGGCCAGGACATCTGGCAGCGGGTGTTCACCGCCCGCAGTGAACGCGTGGCGAAAGTCGCCGGCACCGCCGCAGGCCTTTACTGCGTGCTGTACGGCCTGGCCGGGGCGTTGATTGGCATGGCGGCCAAGGTACTGCTGCCGGACCTGGAAAACGTCAACAACGCCTTCGCCAGCGTCGTCCAGACCAGCCTGCCCAACGGTATTCGCGGGCTGGTGATCGCCGCGGCCCTGGCGGCCTTGATGTCCACTGCAGCGGCGGGCCTGCTGGCGGCGTCCACCACCGTGGTCCAGGATCTGCTGCCGCGTTTGCGCCAAGGCCGTGAAAGTGGCAATGGCGACGTCCACGAAAACCGTATCGCAACCCTGTTGCTGGGGTTAGTGGTGCTGGGCATCGCCCTGGTAGTCAGTGACGTGATCAGCGCCCTGACCCTGGCTTACAACCTGTTGGTCGGCGGCATGCTGATCCCGCTGATCGGCGCGATCTACTGGAAGCGCGCAACCACGGCGGGCGCGATCACCAGTATGTCGCTGGGCTTTGTGACTGCGCTGTTCTTCATGCTCAAGGATGGCCTGGATGCGAATACGCCGATCTACTACAGCCTGAGCGTGGCACTGGTGAGTTTCGTCGTGGTGAGCATGTTGTCGCCGCGCGCGAATGGGGTGGCGAAAGCGGCCTGA
- a CDS encoding transcriptional regulator: protein MTTYNWDLIEKLLHEVQNGAGHSFTPRPYAEEYAAAKAAEGEEIENLDHLKAVAGEYEKLLLERGYIEPRPEEEGGNGENFVLTPRGSRLLSLIDSSIPGNDHPRQVLDEQDDALDEFTFDELASKAQIA from the coding sequence ATGACGACTTATAACTGGGACTTGATCGAAAAGTTGTTGCATGAAGTGCAGAACGGCGCTGGCCACAGCTTCACCCCTCGGCCTTATGCGGAGGAGTACGCGGCGGCGAAGGCGGCCGAGGGCGAGGAGATCGAGAACCTCGATCATCTGAAAGCGGTCGCCGGGGAGTACGAAAAGTTACTGCTGGAGCGTGGTTATATTGAGCCTCGGCCGGAGGAAGAGGGCGGTAATGGCGAGAACTTTGTGCTGACGCCCCGTGGTTCGCGGTTGTTGAGCCTGATCGACAGCAGCATCCCGGGCAATGATCATCCGCGCCAGGTGCTGGATGAGCAGGACGATGCGCTGGATGAATTTACCTTTGATGAGTTGGCTTCGAAGGCGCAGATTGCCTGA
- a CDS encoding PA1414 family protein, translating to MKEKIQNWLHDLGVALGLIEPPMQPIPIRTDDEQRRRQPRRR from the coding sequence ATGAAAGAGAAAATCCAGAACTGGCTTCACGACTTGGGTGTCGCGCTGGGGCTGATCGAGCCGCCAATGCAACCGATACCGATCCGCACCGATGACGAGCAACGCCGCCGCCAGCCGCGCCGCCGATAA
- a CDS encoding NCS1 family nucleobase:cation symporter-1: MSEQLPNGYSPRLYNEDLGPLPQKWNWYNIFAFWMSDVHSVGGYVFAASLFALGLASWQVLIALLGGICIVQLIANLVARPSQQAAVPYPVICRLAFGVFGANIPAVIRGLIAVAWYGIQTYLASSALIIVVLRFFPAMEVYAAPQFAGLSYLGWFGFLGLWFVQALVFWTGMESIRRFIDWAGPVVYAVMFLLAGWIVWKAGWSNISFTLAEKSLSGWQAFGQVIMAMALVVSYFSGPTLNFGDFSRYCRSMSDVRRGNFWGLPVNFLAFSLVTVVIVSGTLPVFGEMLHDPIATVARIDNDVAVLLGAFAFVTATVGINIVANFVSPAFDFANVAPSKISWRAGGMIAALASIFITPWNLFNNPEVIHYTLDVLAAFIGPLFGILLVDYYLIKKQQIDVDALFNDGPSGRYYYSGGINWTAVKALVPATLMGVAITFTPMLQSMANFAWFTGCFLGGVLYFALARREVAPQPSLSPAGQA, translated from the coding sequence ATGTCCGAGCAATTGCCCAACGGCTACAGCCCTCGCCTCTATAACGAGGACTTGGGCCCGCTGCCGCAGAAATGGAATTGGTACAACATCTTCGCGTTCTGGATGAGTGATGTGCACAGCGTCGGCGGCTACGTGTTCGCCGCCAGTCTGTTCGCGCTGGGGTTGGCGAGTTGGCAGGTGTTGATCGCGTTGTTAGGCGGGATTTGCATCGTGCAGTTGATTGCCAACCTGGTTGCCAGGCCGAGCCAGCAAGCAGCGGTGCCGTATCCGGTGATCTGTCGGCTGGCATTCGGGGTGTTTGGGGCGAATATTCCAGCGGTGATCCGTGGCTTGATCGCCGTGGCCTGGTACGGCATTCAGACGTACCTGGCATCCAGCGCGCTGATCATTGTGGTGCTGCGGTTTTTTCCTGCAATGGAAGTCTATGCCGCGCCGCAATTTGCCGGTTTGTCCTACCTGGGCTGGTTCGGTTTCCTCGGCCTGTGGTTCGTCCAGGCGTTGGTGTTCTGGACGGGCATGGAGTCGATCCGCCGTTTCATCGATTGGGCCGGGCCGGTGGTCTACGCGGTGATGTTTCTGTTGGCTGGCTGGATCGTGTGGAAGGCCGGTTGGAGCAACATCAGCTTCACCCTGGCGGAAAAGTCCCTGTCCGGCTGGCAGGCCTTCGGCCAGGTGATCATGGCGATGGCGCTGGTGGTGTCGTATTTTTCCGGCCCGACCCTGAATTTCGGCGATTTCAGTCGTTACTGCCGGAGCATGTCTGACGTTCGCCGTGGCAATTTCTGGGGGCTGCCGGTGAATTTCCTGGCGTTCTCCCTGGTTACCGTGGTGATTGTTTCCGGAACCTTGCCGGTGTTCGGTGAAATGCTTCACGACCCGATCGCCACCGTGGCGCGCATCGACAACGACGTGGCTGTGCTGTTGGGGGCTTTTGCATTCGTGACCGCCACCGTTGGCATCAACATTGTGGCCAACTTCGTGTCCCCGGCCTTTGACTTCGCCAACGTTGCGCCCAGCAAAATCAGCTGGCGCGCCGGGGGCATGATCGCGGCGCTGGCCTCGATCTTCATCACGCCGTGGAACCTGTTCAACAACCCCGAGGTGATCCATTACACCCTGGACGTGCTGGCGGCATTCATCGGCCCGCTGTTCGGGATTCTGTTGGTGGATTACTACCTGATCAAGAAACAGCAGATCGACGTCGATGCGCTGTTCAATGACGGGCCAAGTGGGCGTTATTACTACAGCGGCGGCATCAATTGGACGGCGGTCAAGGCGTTGGTGCCGGCGACGCTGATGGGTGTGGCGATCACTTTTACACCGATGTTGCAATCGATGGCCAATTTTGCCTGGTTCACCGGTTGCTTCCTCGGCGGGGTGTTGTATTTCGCCTTGGCCCGGCGCGAGGTGGCGCCGCAGCCATCGCTCAGCCCGGCCGGCCAGGCCTGA